From the genome of Tachysurus fulvidraco isolate hzauxx_2018 chromosome 14, HZAU_PFXX_2.0, whole genome shotgun sequence:
TCAGGCCTGCCTATTTTCTCcgcttactttttttttcaccgtGGTGTTAACTTGCCACAAAACTCaccatttttaacaaaaaaaaaaggtcctttATGTCAATTGCAGTATACATAGCTCTGCTAAATGGAGTAAACTGGATAGCCACGCTTGCTAATGTTAACCTCTTTAATTGGCTGAGTGGTTACCTTGGCAACAAAATAGGTCTCTTTACTCTAGGTCAACTTGTCAATTTTCAAAATATATCGCTCCTTATTAGATCACAGGgcttctcgattctgattgttcagaaggttgtttttatttctaaccaCCACAGCAAATCACGGGATTATATTCAGACacttgtttctatagcaacgggtTCCTATTGTATCATTGTAATCCAATGATATGGCgaagtaaaaaaaagattactgTAAGGAAAcgattactaaaaaaaatatgtcgtccttttaaaaataaaaaataagtgtcTGCTAAAATTGGCACAAGTGGATGGCTGAAGTGAATTATTAAGAAGCTAAAATGTTTATCTGTAATACAACAATATATCTAATAATCAATATATAACCCTCAAACACGGTAGAAGCAGAATAGATGTTTAGAGAGTAGTTCATAGATTCTAGAGAATATAATTAGCATATTGCTAATAACATCAAAGGGCTAATAATGTCAAGCTGGATGAAAACAGGTGAGGAAAACAAGGAAGAGGACATTTGTAATATGCTACCAACAAAATCGCCCTCTAAAAAGCCATTTGTGTTAGGAAGAGTAATGTTTCTATTATGCTCATTTTTATCaagtggattaaaaaaaataatgacgAGATTTATGATATGAACAGAggtttttaaaacttaaaatttaaacatgTTGAACGGCAAGAGAATAATTAACACAGGCACTTTAAAAGAGATGGACCTTAAGCTAAACTGATGTAAGCTAGCTAACACAGGAAATGTGTTAGTTAGCGCACAGAATGCTCACAGGATGTAGTATGTGAGCTAGCTAACACGAGAAATGTGTTAGCTAGCTCACAGGGTGCTAACAGGACGTACGTAGGATGCGAACTATCTAACATGGGAAATGTGTTAGCTAGCTCACAGGGTGCTAACAGGACGTACGTAGGATGTGAGCTAGCTAACACGAGAAATGTGAGAAAATGAAGGAAGGAGGAGAAAGGAAGGGTACACTAGCTAAATGCTAGGCTAAATAATCTCTGAAGAGTTAGCATGAGGTACGTTAGATTAGTTTTAACTGCCTTAGTGATGATAGTGCTATAAATCATAATGCTCATACTAAaagagatgctttttttttatttaacatttcttacatttagtTTATTTCTTGGTATCTAAATCAATATTTTGCTAAAGAAGACTGCCAGTAAACAATactgtttttttatgatgtCTACAGCCTTAAGACAACAGATTCGCACTAGGACTTCCAGTTATCAGGAAAATGAATCCAGGGCATGTGCCTTTACCGGAATATCTACTATTATAAGAGAATAAAGAAGGAGTTGCACTGACATAAGCGAGATGAGAACATTGagctttaaataaaactctGAATGGTCAACATGGTATGCCATGAAAGCAGTAAAATGTCAAGTTTCCCTTTATAAGCCGAGCGCGACAGAGACATATGAAAATGCTAGCTGTAATTACACAATCTGTGGAGAGGATTCCTGGGTGACCTCCAACACAAAAGCATATACAGCTAAACGGAATAAACGATGCTAAATAGAGTGACACAATCCGGGGCCAAATCTGGATGCTGGGATTGAATATTTGAGGCAAAAATGTAGACTATTCTCTCTCATTATCAACTAAAATATCAAAGAGTTGGCGAACGGCGCGATTCACGGACCTTCAATTCGAATCCagtctgagatttttttttttaaatattccacTTTTCTTTAGTCTCTCACTTCCCTATTTCAGCTTCTCTTCCCACCGCCATGTCCCCCTCAGGTTGTACCCCATAATTTAATGTGTTTGACATTTAGTGGGCACGAATGTTATTGCTCTCATTATAGGCCACGTTATACACGAACTTCAGCTGttatgctttattatttgcAGGCTTAGATGCCTATAAGCACACATTGAGGCTTAATAAGATGTGTTATGCGCTTCCTTTAAGTGTTCACCATTTTACTGGTGGTTCGGTGCCGCTGTAAAGTAAAGCATTAAGCGTTCAGGGTATTTAGGGTTTTTGAGGCGTAGAATAGCATGTTATTTCGTTCACTACCATGCACAATGGGGTATGTAGAgtataaaataatcagtgtgtgttataatccGAGTATAATCTATAACACCATGCTGGAACTCGCTGTGCTGGTGCACTGGGTGGCAGACCCATGCcttcccttcttctctctccttaATGAGGTAATCCTAGCCTAGCGACAGCACTCCACCTCCATCTTTCTACAAGCCCCGGCCTGCACTCCAATTAGTGGTCACACTAACAGGCAGTGATTACGCCTGCTCTTCAAATTAGGCTGCACCACAGTTTTAAACACTGCAGGGGGGGTAACGGCGGCTCGAGCTGTAGGCCGATCAACAGGAGTCTCTCTGGCCAAATTAAAGGCTGCCGTGGCGTTTTGTTTCTGTTGATCGCATTTCAGAAAATTTTGCTTTGTGGAAAACGAATGCCGCCCAGTTATGAGTCAACATGTTCGGATATCAGAAACACATCCAGCATTATCTCCAGATGTTGACAACAGCACTGCCCAGCAGCAGGACCAGGCTGTGTCGAGCCTCTAGGGAGCAGTAGTGTGATTCGGTTTGACATTCTGACTGAAATACAGATCAGTCATAGTCTGGGATTTCTATCCAAATGAATTTAATGAGAAACATAGCTTGGAAACCCAAAGCTGTGAAGTCACATAGTTTAGATTCGTTTTTGTTGGCAAATACCCCAGCAATTTGACGGTTCTTTGATTAAAGCACATCATTAATTAAACACAGCCGTCTgaaatgattataataataatagtgtgtgtgtgtgtgtgtgtgtgtgtgtgtgtgtgtgtagtagtagtagtagtagtagtagtagtagtagtagcctttgtTTGAGGAATAAACCAGTTGaagttgtttattttcctataacagtaagtgtttcatttctctttcataCTACAGAAATTAGCCATTTGTTCATTATTAATGAACATCATATACTTAACTGTTTTTAgctaaatgtaattaaataattataacattttGAACAATCATTTCAACATCTCTCATACTGTAGGTGTTCAGATCTGGTCAGTGTGAACCATTGTTTAGCCATTTAAGAAACCTGATAAAAAAGAACTCTAATGCTAACTGTAACCTAATGCTAATCGCTAGGCTAATTgctattgattcattttctcttAATTTCTTTTCCTCACTTGCTTGTTTTTCATCAAGTGAGATATTATTAGCCAGTTTAACTCGATGTTGTTAGAAATATGATAATTATATGTACTAGAGGAAGTACAATTCctcttctctaaaaaaaaatcttttcttttttttcctcccaaagAGAATATACTAATCATTACAGATAAATGTCTATGTTTTACTTCTTAAAATACCAGTCTTTAGTTAAAAATTATGCATATTGATATTTGTGGGGAGGTTGTGTATCTaatggcctaatggttacagagtttgactcctaacactaaggttgtgggttcgagtctcgggctgtcaataccacgaccgaggtgcccttgagcaaggcaccgaacccccccgactgctccccgggcgccgcagaataaatggctgcccactgctccgggtgtgtgttcatggtgtgtgtgttcactgctgtgtgtgtgcactttggatgtgcacaccatacttagctgtatgtcacgtcactgtccCTATTTAGGTTTGTAGTCATTCTGGAAGAATCCATGGCCATGAGGATAGAACAATGttaacatgaaaaataaaacaataataagagTAGAACatcctaaagtgttttattcctcttataccagtGTATACTGCCCATTGGTTATTGCCCATGGTtattgttacatttaatgttgtgctAATGTTGCTGTTGAACACAAGTCTCTTCCCCATTCTCATGAATGTTGTGCAACGCTCGTTTTGTCACTTTCTCTTGAAGAAATGAAGACAGACCAATTGTGCATGTTAGGAAAAGTACTTTATAGTAAATTTCAATGTACTATAATGTTAGCTGCTGTTTCTTTGTgcgctgtgttgtgtgtcttacagtgcgggggggggggggtcagggACGGGACAAAAACGCCTCCGTGGCAaaactttattgttttttttttcctttccagtTTTATACACTTAACAAGAATTAGTCACTACTGAGTTCATATGTTCAGTAAAAACGTTTTCCCTTCATTAACTGTGCGctatattctttaaaaaaataaaagtgcataTGTGTATCCAGGAGATTCCAAAGCCGACTTCACCGATTCTGTGTGGTCCCATCCGGAGAGATCCCATGTATCTCCATGCGGTCCATGTGGAGCCAGTTAGATtttcacactggacacaagcaTGTAACTttgaataaatagaaaaagatGGAAAATATCTTTACAGaaactcagtgttcagtgtcacttttttattccctttatacagttgaataaaaatgttacagaAGACAAAGTACTAAAAACGTTATCGGACGCCGTTCCTAAGTAGGTCCGTCGACAAGCTTTAGAATAATTAGATTAACCTCAAACACTGGTGTTATGAAATGGATGAAATGTGGGATTTGGATTAATCTGAGTGGTTTTTACAAACAGAGCTATTGTAGTGTACGTGGAACTGGGGAAAGGAATCAGGTCAGGATTTATAATACCAGAACAACAGGGGAATCAGGgtgaactgagagagagagagagagagagagagagagagagagagagagagagagagagggagagagagatgcagctTTTCGTCAGCTCTGTTTTGCGATGTAAGCGATTCCGATGATGTCAGACTGCTCCTCGCTTCGTTCCACAATCTCGACTTTTCAAAATGGAGAACTTTATAATAACAgcagcacatcctgaagtgtttggTTCCTCTCCTACCACCGCATTCTGACAACGATTCCTATCTTTACTTTTTTGCTTATCATACTTTTTATCTGGTTATAGTTTCAGTTAATGTTGTGTCACTTCCCCATTATCACATGTTTTTCTCAAAATAGAAAGCAAACAAATCAGACACGTTACTGAGAAACAACAAACCACAACATCCTCCGGCCTGAAGCTTTATCTCTGACCCATGAAGCACTGACGCTGGAGTTTCCTTCCGtaaatgatgaaataaacatctcctgacTTCAAGCCTTAACGTCTGAGTCGCTGTGAATGAGCTGTCATTTTACTTGAAGCAGCTGGTACAGAAAGTTAATCACcgccttccgaccaatcagatttgagaacgCAACTTCACTcaggtataaaataaaaagtacaatttccATTTTGTTGGCACCTTTTAAAAGAAGTCTGGAGCTCTTTCTGTCTATGCAAATCAAGccatttaaacacacattaacacaatattaacatttactatatttactatatttctaaatatagaCATTAACgacagggtctccgatttttgaaagccaatgttgacatataaaatcaccaaaacaaacacgcccctaacccaaacgggtcccacccctgtatcgatagctccgcccacacatacatacgtaacccaggcgactaacggaaagaaacgtgtctttatcatagctgaagtgaagaacaatacgattgcagataaacaaacaagcaaaaatgccacacaagcataatcatgtaaaggacaaaggcatatattagttctgtgtaacaaagcaaaaccaacgttactcacctatcgagaaggaaaaaagcgcctcggcgtcttaagtaaagtcggccacatattcacaggtcggagtttcccgagtcgataactcctgagctaaacgctgttactacacaaaacgcggttgtagctgcatctctacattactacgatagaaaagaggtgttatttgtgtagtaacagcgtttagctcaggagttattgactcgggaaactccaacctgtgaatatgtggccgacttcctgctccttcagttctctccagcgctgaaagctgatcctatattaatacgtcctacttcttgccttatcgtaagtctttcttctctttctttctttgtttttatcctccgtgtcaatgttaaaaccgctttctgctaatgtcacacatgcgcactgaacactctctccgccgcatatagacaagccccgcccctttctgctcattggctatttgatttttgttttgatttttgtttattattcggcccgactcagttttctgaagcatttctccaaaatcggagaccctgcctgtAAATAGAATTCATCTTATTCTTCGTATCTCCGAAATTCCCAGGAGTTGCATGTCCGTTGTCAGAAAAGACGATGTTGCTATTAAAAACCTGAAGGCCACAGAAAAGAGGGAACTAAGAAGACGAATTGCACCGCTGTGGTCATGTGACGCTTGACCACGACAGAGAAGTTTCCATGTGAAGCACAGACGGCTCTGCTTTCTCATACTGTAGCTCTTAGATTCATTGTGTAGACGTGTGACTTGAGGGGACACAAAATCACCGCTTTGAGCTCGATCACTTTTCCGGTCCACTTCTGCTGGTTTTGTTCCCAATGTTCTCCTGCGTTCATCCACAAACATGTACAAAGGAACATCACTCTGTGAGGACATGGAAGAATGTCCCCTGAAAGCTCATCAAGAAAAAAGAGGTTTCTAAGGAAGCGGAGTTCAGCAAGTTTGAGATCCCGATTAAAGGTGAAGTTCTCGAACTCATAACCAAGTGAGACTGAGGTTCTGAGGATCATGTTTATGTCTATTCGCAcgtttagtttgtttttttttacctcctaTCGGTGGATCGGAACAGCCATGAGTTAAAAATCAGAGCTAAAGTTTGCACTACATTTTATAATTAAGGTTATACTTCACCTGTTCACCAAGACTGTCGGCGTAAAGCGTTCTCAACCTAAATCGGACGTGAGAGTACAGCGCTTCAGACGAACttgtaaaataataacacaatttcaaatccacaaaaatcAGACAAAAGCTTCTGACAGaggttccttttttttactcactTCGGCGGATCTTGATTGGCCAGATGAGCAGACTAAAGAGGCAGAGCGCGGCGACGAGGCCGACGCCCCCTGTCACGGCAACCATGATACGACGATAGAACCAGACGCAGTCAGAGCAGCAAAGCAGTGTTCTGTGAATGAAAAGCATACAGCACTGACCGATGGGTTCAGTATGACGTcattaacaccccccccccacacacacacacacacacgcacacacgcgtgcacacacgtTCAGAATGACTAATACCTAAACCACAACATATGGCAGTAATCAGTGAACAATTCTGCCAGTAAATAATTGTTTAACAGCTGAAATCGGGCACAGAATGAACTTTTCTTCATGTCAGTCTTCACCTGATCTTATTACTTGCTGACTTCAGGGAAtctttcatcacacacacacacacacacacacacacacacacacacacacacacacacacacacacacacaccctgcgtACTACTTACTGACAGGGGTACAGGCTCTGGATAATCATCACGCCGAGACCGTTGGCCACCTTGTCTGTAAAGCTCATGGCTCCGTACACGAACGCGCCACTTTGCTGTCAGGAGATAAAAGggaacagaacaaacaaaaacactatcagattaatcatacacacactgtctgacTCTTACGGTGACAaagcaacatttatttatatcatggAAACTTTTAGTCAACAATAAAAGGTGCAGTAAGCAGTCACGGGTCTCTTGCTAATGTGAATAGCTAGAACGCAGTTATCATCAGCAGTAATGACATCGGTGTCAATGACACCGAACGCACAGGTGTGTGACATctggtaaccaatagtgtaaacatagacgggtttttattttaaaagaaagaacgtagctgtcagggatcagcgcagatccgtcagggatcagcgcagacttatggccatgtgcgtcatcacacctgttccccattgtgtgtgattgtccctttctctatatatgtgagccgcctTGCCATAGGCAACGCCGCTTCACTGATTATAACATTGTTAGTtccctgtgtagtgtggtttatgtttgtcttcctcctgtattaaacccctttcatttgaagctatcctgtctCCGAACCACCTCCGTCCTGGGTCTGAcagtagccttcgtttgtatgtaggcctatgcgatttatatatttacaatacttactaaaatataattaatattattttattgctttgtattagttgtttgaagagttcgaaattttttttttgcaaatttacaaccggcaagtcggtcggacttaaagctaAAACaaggtcgggttacggcaaacaagaatatttttaagagTGGCCTTACCGTCTGATCTCCGATGAGATTGGCGGTCATGGACAGCGACATGACCAGAATGACGGCTGACCCGGCTCCCAGCAGCACAGCCGCCCCGTACACGCGAACGCCCATCTTCAAATCCAGCAGAGCCCAAATGCCAAACGCCACGATGGGCACCAGTCCCACAAAATACGTCATCTGAAAAAAAACCCGGATGAGTTCTTTCACAATAAATCCAGCCGACTATTTTCTAGGGGCTATTccaggggactcagggcacaaggcaggagaCACCCTGATTGACCTGGTAACCTATTACAgggcacaatcgcacacactaaggacaaatTAGAAATGAAAATCAGCTTACAGGTTTTGGGTCTGATGGAAGAAATAAGAGAACCTTGAGAAAACTCCAAGCAtgcatctctacacacacagggcaaagacgggaatcgaacccccaacccttggGAACTTAAACCTCCAACCCTGGTGAACTCACACTAACTCCGAGGCGTTTACTGACTGGCTTCATGACCAGAGACGACACAAAACCGCTAACGTACAGCACCAGAGGAATGGTGGCGATGtagttctggaaaaaaaaacccacaaagacagacagatagagatagagaatgaataatagaataaaataaaagtacagtGAGAATAATGTATGAATCGTAGACTGTTTGAAATTCCCAGCATCGCTTTACCTTCGGCAGGAATAAAGAGTTGATGAGGTACATGGAGATGTAGGTCTGAGAGAGGTTGACGATCAGACGGGTGCACATGTACAGAGCAGCTACCTGTACGGAGGAAACACAACAGAGTCACTCGTCTCCATTTACACCTCCGTTTCTGCTGCAGGAAAGTCCCAGAGGTTTACACTTTATGTGTGGTTCCCTTgttacagaataataaaatgaaaccaACAAAGAAAATactattaaaataaagcagcacgaaaaaataaatacataaaatacatataaataaagcagCACGAAAAAAGGAAAACGTGAAAAATATCCCCTAAAAAACATGAGATTATGTGTGAGCTTTAGTTCACCTGGTAGAAGGACGGTTCGTGGAGCCAATGTTTCCACTGCAGCAGCGGCCCTGAGCTCAGGTTGGAGTGAGACAGCAGGGGTTGTCTCTCCTCGTCCCGTGTTTGCTCTCGTGTCCACAGGTGAAAGATGAGCGAGAAAACGGCCCCGATGCCCAGTACGATCAGTGCCAAGTCCTGGAAAGTAGATGTAGAGCACAGATTAATCCTTGTACTCTGTCATCACATG
Proteins encoded in this window:
- the mfsd12b gene encoding major facilitator superfamily domain-containing protein 12, giving the protein MAEGARTLPPFRRFTYAVGHVLNDLCASMWFTYLLLYYQSVLSFRDSNAGLLLLFGQIADGIATPLVGYESDRTRGIGSYGKRKSWHLIGTICVLLSFPFIFNPCVGCSEVLPQWVGLTYFTPFIIIFQFGWASTQISHLSLIPELVTCEHAKVELTAYRYAFTVLSNITVYAVAWLLFHFQHSADPSVADHLTHQDVPVFRDLALIVLGIGAVFSLIFHLWTREQTRDEERQPLLSHSNLSSGPLLQWKHWLHEPSFYQVAALYMCTRLIVNLSQTYISMYLINSLFLPKNYIATIPLVLYVSGFVSSLVMKPVSKRLGVSMTYFVGLVPIVAFGIWALLDLKMGVRVYGAAVLLGAGSAVILVMSLSMTANLIGDQTQSGAFVYGAMSFTDKVANGLGVMIIQSLYPCQTLLCCSDCVWFYRRIMVAVTGGVGLVAALCLFSLLIWPIKIRRS